Proteins encoded by one window of Synechococcus sp. MVIR-18-1:
- the mfd gene encoding transcription-repair coupling factor: protein MPLSSLVRLLQTSALSGELCERAERDQRLLMRGAGRAARALVASALARRMDQPLLVVVPTLEEAGRWTALLELMGWSRAQLYPTSEGSPYEPFDSTTEITWGQLQVISELQTDRSKSDLAIVATERCLQPHLPPPLALAEHCRALKKGDVVDLEELSTYLSQLGYERVSTIDQEGTWSRRGDIVDVYPVSSELPVRLEFFGNELDKLREFDPASQRSLDAVDTLKLTPTGFSPLIAERLREQVPDDLDQLLNEAQITELLEGGTPEGMRRLMGLAWDAPASLLDYLPADCCIAIDERRHGSAHGQQWLDHAEEQHAELPVPIPSLHRPIKEAMELAEAFAGFDLAELQEHDSHPNAFDLASRPVPSYPNQFGKLGELIKQHQRERQAVWLLSAQPSRAVALLEEHDCITRFVPNAADTQAIDRLIEQGTPVALKTRGTAELEGLQLPAWRVVLLTDREFFGQQSLTSSGYVRRRRKAASRTVDPNKMQQGDFVVHRNHGIGRFKKLEKLAISGEVRDYLVVQYSDGILRVAADQLGSLGRFRANSDTPPQLSKMGGSAWVKAKERATKAVRKVALDLVKLYAERHQAAGFAFPIDGPWQVELEDSFPYEPTSDQLKATVDVKRDMEKPEPMDRLVCGDVGFGKTEVAIRAIFKAITAGKQVAMLAPTTVLAQQHWRTLSERFAPYPIKVALLNRFRTTGERKTILEELKAGTIDAVVGTHQLLSKNTAFDKLGLLVVDEEQRFGVNQKEKIKALRKDVDVLTLSATPIPRTLYMSLSGVREMSLITTPPPLRRPIKTHLAALDDEAVRSSIRQELDRGGQVFYVVPRVEGIEEVAGKLREMLPGLKLLVAHGQMAEGELESAMVAFNGGEADVMLCTTIVESGLDIPRVNTILIEDAHRFGLAQLYQLRGRVGRSGVQAHAWLFYPGDASLSEAARQRLRAIQEFAQLGSGYQLAMRDMEIRGVGNLLGVEQSGQMEAIGFDLYMEMLQESLAEIQGQDIPAVDDTQVDLQVTAFIPADWIVDADEKMSAYRAASECLSSEALVELAAGWADRYGALPGPVQSLLQLMDLKLLAKRCGFARIRPDKPNIALETPMEEPAFRLLRQGLPQHLHGRLVYQAGSGSVAKVVARGLGVLPVERQLDELKGWLEQMASQIPDPDGLTREQRDRQQKDRNEAVLTV from the coding sequence ATGCCCCTCAGCTCTTTGGTGCGTCTGTTGCAGACCTCAGCGCTGAGCGGTGAGTTGTGCGAACGAGCGGAACGGGACCAAAGGCTGTTGATGCGCGGCGCTGGCCGAGCCGCTCGGGCGTTGGTGGCCAGTGCATTGGCGCGACGCATGGATCAGCCGCTGCTGGTGGTCGTTCCCACGTTGGAGGAGGCCGGACGTTGGACAGCTCTCTTGGAGCTGATGGGTTGGTCCCGTGCGCAGCTTTATCCCACCAGTGAAGGGTCTCCATACGAACCTTTTGACTCCACAACCGAAATCACCTGGGGCCAACTGCAGGTGATAAGCGAACTGCAAACAGACCGCAGCAAAAGTGATTTGGCGATCGTTGCCACAGAGCGCTGTCTGCAGCCCCACTTGCCACCTCCGCTGGCACTTGCAGAGCATTGCCGGGCCTTGAAGAAGGGCGATGTTGTGGATCTCGAAGAGCTATCGACCTACCTGAGTCAACTCGGCTATGAGCGCGTCTCGACGATTGATCAGGAAGGAACCTGGAGTCGTCGTGGCGACATCGTTGACGTTTATCCCGTGAGTAGTGAGCTTCCTGTGCGTTTGGAGTTCTTTGGGAATGAACTCGACAAACTTCGCGAATTTGATCCAGCTAGTCAGCGTTCCCTCGATGCCGTCGACACGCTCAAGCTCACCCCAACTGGTTTCAGTCCTCTGATTGCTGAACGTCTGCGCGAGCAGGTGCCTGATGACCTTGACCAATTGCTGAATGAGGCGCAGATCACTGAGCTGCTGGAGGGCGGAACCCCTGAGGGGATGCGTCGATTGATGGGATTGGCCTGGGATGCACCTGCGTCCCTACTCGATTATTTGCCTGCAGACTGCTGCATCGCTATCGATGAGCGACGGCATGGCAGCGCCCATGGGCAGCAGTGGCTTGATCACGCTGAAGAGCAACACGCCGAGCTTCCTGTTCCCATTCCCTCTTTGCATCGGCCCATCAAGGAGGCGATGGAGCTTGCCGAGGCGTTTGCTGGTTTCGATCTTGCAGAACTTCAGGAACACGACAGCCACCCCAATGCCTTCGATCTCGCCAGTCGGCCCGTTCCTTCTTATCCCAATCAATTCGGAAAACTCGGTGAATTGATCAAACAGCACCAACGGGAGCGTCAGGCTGTTTGGTTGTTGTCAGCCCAGCCCAGCCGCGCTGTGGCTCTGCTTGAAGAACACGACTGCATCACGCGCTTTGTCCCCAATGCAGCCGATACGCAAGCGATCGATCGCTTAATTGAGCAGGGCACACCTGTGGCCTTAAAAACCCGAGGAACAGCTGAGCTCGAAGGACTGCAACTTCCTGCGTGGAGGGTGGTTCTTCTTACGGATCGCGAATTTTTTGGACAGCAGTCGCTCACCAGCAGCGGTTACGTGCGTAGGCGGCGCAAAGCGGCCAGCCGCACCGTTGATCCCAACAAGATGCAGCAAGGGGATTTTGTGGTGCATCGCAACCATGGAATTGGTCGCTTTAAAAAGCTCGAAAAATTAGCGATTAGCGGGGAGGTTCGCGATTACCTCGTTGTTCAGTATTCCGATGGCATCTTGCGGGTGGCCGCCGATCAGCTGGGAAGCCTCGGTCGGTTTCGCGCCAATAGTGATACTCCGCCGCAGCTCAGCAAAATGGGCGGCTCCGCTTGGGTGAAGGCGAAGGAGAGGGCCACCAAGGCGGTTCGCAAAGTTGCTCTTGATCTGGTGAAGTTGTACGCCGAACGCCATCAAGCTGCAGGGTTTGCCTTTCCGATCGATGGGCCATGGCAGGTTGAACTCGAGGATTCCTTCCCCTACGAACCCACCTCTGACCAACTCAAGGCCACGGTTGATGTCAAGCGAGACATGGAGAAACCAGAGCCGATGGACCGGTTGGTTTGCGGTGATGTGGGTTTCGGGAAAACAGAGGTGGCCATCCGAGCGATTTTTAAAGCCATTACCGCTGGCAAACAAGTGGCCATGCTGGCTCCCACAACGGTGTTAGCGCAACAGCATTGGCGCACGCTCTCAGAACGTTTTGCCCCCTACCCGATCAAGGTGGCACTGCTCAATCGTTTCCGCACGACAGGTGAGCGCAAAACAATTCTTGAGGAACTCAAGGCTGGCACCATCGATGCGGTGGTGGGCACACACCAGCTGCTCAGCAAGAACACCGCCTTTGACAAGCTTGGTTTGCTGGTGGTGGATGAGGAACAACGTTTTGGTGTGAATCAAAAGGAAAAAATCAAGGCCTTGCGCAAGGACGTGGATGTTTTGACGCTCTCGGCGACGCCCATACCGAGAACCCTTTACATGAGCTTGTCTGGAGTGCGCGAGATGAGTTTGATTACCACTCCACCACCGTTGCGCCGTCCGATCAAAACCCATCTAGCAGCTCTGGATGATGAGGCGGTGCGGAGTTCCATCCGCCAAGAACTTGATCGTGGTGGGCAGGTGTTTTATGTGGTTCCTCGAGTGGAAGGGATTGAAGAGGTGGCTGGCAAGCTTCGTGAAATGCTTCCTGGTCTCAAGCTCCTCGTGGCCCATGGACAAATGGCCGAAGGTGAGCTCGAGAGCGCGATGGTGGCGTTCAACGGAGGGGAAGCCGACGTGATGCTCTGCACCACGATTGTGGAGAGCGGCCTCGACATTCCTCGTGTCAACACGATCTTGATTGAGGATGCCCACCGGTTTGGACTCGCTCAGCTCTATCAGCTCAGGGGACGGGTCGGGCGCAGTGGCGTCCAAGCCCATGCCTGGTTGTTTTATCCAGGAGATGCCTCACTCAGTGAAGCGGCACGTCAGCGCTTACGGGCCATCCAGGAATTCGCCCAGCTCGGCAGTGGGTATCAATTGGCGATGCGGGATATGGAGATCCGCGGGGTGGGCAACTTGTTGGGTGTGGAGCAAAGCGGTCAGATGGAGGCCATTGGTTTCGATCTCTACATGGAGATGTTGCAAGAGTCGTTGGCTGAAATTCAGGGACAAGACATTCCCGCAGTGGATGACACGCAGGTGGATCTGCAGGTCACGGCCTTTATTCCTGCGGATTGGATCGTGGATGCCGACGAGAAGATGTCTGCGTATCGAGCTGCATCCGAGTGCCTGAGTTCAGAAGCCCTTGTGGAACTGGCTGCTGGTTGGGCTGATCGCTACGGGGCCTTGCCTGGACCTGTTCAATCCCTGCTGCAGTTGATGGACCTCAAGCTGCTTGCGAAACGCTGTGGATTTGCGCGGATTCGTCCTGACAAACCAAATATTGCGCTCGAAACGCCGATGGAGGAACCCGCATTTCGTCTTCTTCGTCAGGGTTTGCCCCAACATCTTCATGGCCGACTTGTTTATCAGGCGGGAAGTGGAAGCGTTGCCAAGGTCGTCGCACGAGGTCTTGGCGTCTTGCCTGTGGAGAGGCAGCTTGATGAACTCAAAGGCTGGCTAGAGCAGATGGCATCACAGATTCCTGATCCGGATGGACTGACGCGTGAGCAGCGCGACCGACAGCAAAAAGACCGTAACGAGGCTGTTTTGACGGTTTGA
- a CDS encoding YqhA family protein: MNEQMAELKIKKSRRARFESRFEHLLWRFRLVTILPVVMSLLGSVSCFILGTQEEIHALSHLFKGSFNPDQSIILLGKVVGGIDYYVIGIALLIFGYGIYELIISDIDPRLQDLSKERRNILSITSLESLKQKLTNVIIVALIVTAFKLMISYEVQSISDILQYCGCVLMLAFSAWLVGKNQKNT, encoded by the coding sequence ATGAATGAGCAAATGGCAGAACTTAAAATCAAAAAGAGTCGGAGAGCCCGATTCGAGTCACGTTTTGAACATTTGCTGTGGCGATTCCGATTGGTGACCATCCTGCCTGTCGTGATGAGCCTCCTTGGCAGTGTTAGCTGTTTCATCCTTGGAACCCAAGAGGAGATTCATGCACTCAGTCATTTGTTCAAAGGATCCTTCAATCCAGATCAAAGCATTATCTTGCTTGGCAAAGTGGTAGGCGGAATTGATTACTACGTGATCGGAATTGCCCTACTTATTTTCGGATATGGGATCTATGAGTTGATCATTTCTGACATCGATCCACGACTTCAAGATCTATCAAAAGAGAGGCGAAACATACTCAGCATTACCTCACTTGAATCTCTCAAGCAGAAATTGACAAATGTCATCATCGTCGCATTAATCGTAACAGCATTTAAGCTAATGATTAGCTATGAAGTGCAATCAATATCAGACATACTCCAATACTGTGGATGCGTACTCATGCTTGCGTTTAGTGCTTGGCTTGTTGGCAAAAACCAAAAAAACACATAG
- the rpe gene encoding ribulose-phosphate 3-epimerase, translated as MSTKPLVISPSILSADFSRLGEDVKAVDEAGADWIHVDVMDGRFVPNITIGPLIVEALRPVTKKPLDVHLMIVQPENYVEDFAKAGADIISVQVEACPHLHRNLAQIKDLGKMAGAVLNPSTPLDTLEYCLELCDLVLIMSVNPGFGGQSFIDNQVKKISDLRRMCDEKGLDPWIEVDGGVKGANAWKVIEAGANAIVSGSGVFNQPDYAAAIQGIRNSKRP; from the coding sequence ATGAGCACCAAACCCCTGGTGATCTCTCCATCGATCTTGTCTGCTGACTTTTCCCGCTTGGGTGAAGACGTCAAAGCTGTTGACGAGGCGGGTGCTGACTGGATTCATGTCGACGTCATGGATGGCCGATTTGTTCCCAACATCACGATTGGCCCGCTGATTGTGGAGGCCTTGCGTCCGGTAACTAAAAAACCTTTGGACGTGCACCTCATGATTGTGCAGCCTGAAAATTATGTAGAAGACTTCGCAAAAGCTGGGGCAGACATTATTTCTGTGCAAGTTGAGGCCTGTCCTCACCTGCATCGCAATCTTGCTCAAATTAAGGATCTCGGCAAAATGGCGGGGGCTGTGCTTAACCCCAGCACTCCACTCGACACGCTTGAGTACTGCTTAGAGCTCTGTGATCTTGTTTTGATCATGAGTGTGAATCCAGGTTTTGGTGGTCAGAGCTTTATTGATAATCAAGTCAAGAAAATTAGTGATCTTCGCCGTATGTGCGATGAAAAAGGCCTTGATCCATGGATTGAAGTGGATGGAGGCGTCAAAGGTGCTAATGCATGGAAAGTGATTGAAGCTGGTGCGAACGCCATCGTGAGTGGTTCTGGTGTGTTCAACCAACCCGATTACGCAGCGGCAATTCAGGGAATCCGTAACAGCAAGCGCCCTTAG
- the glpX gene encoding class II fructose-bisphosphatase, with the protein MDRTLIQEILEIVEQAAIASATLSGKGLKDEADALAVDAMRKRMNQIQMQGRIVIGEGERDEAPMLYIGEEVGTGTGPGVDFAVDPCEGTNLCAYSQRGSMAVLAASDRGGLFNAPDFYMKKLAAPPAAKGKVDIRKSATENIKILSECLGLAPDELTIVVMDRARHKDLITEIRATGARIQPISDGDVQAAIACGFAGTGTHCLMGIGAAPEGVISAAAMRALGGHFQGQLVYDPAIAQTSEWADMTKEGNLARLAEMGITDPDKVYEASELACGEHVVFAGSGITDGLLFNGVKFETDCTRTSSLIISNLNNTCSFTNTIHMKDGAQSIALN; encoded by the coding sequence GTGGATCGCACTCTCATCCAGGAAATTCTCGAGATCGTCGAGCAGGCCGCCATCGCTTCCGCCACGCTCTCCGGCAAAGGTCTGAAGGATGAAGCGGATGCATTGGCTGTTGATGCCATGCGCAAGCGCATGAATCAGATCCAAATGCAGGGCCGCATTGTGATCGGCGAGGGGGAACGCGACGAAGCTCCCATGCTCTACATCGGCGAAGAAGTCGGTACCGGCACTGGCCCTGGCGTGGATTTCGCCGTTGACCCTTGTGAAGGAACCAATCTTTGTGCCTACAGCCAGCGCGGCTCCATGGCCGTTTTGGCTGCTTCCGACCGCGGTGGTTTGTTCAACGCTCCCGACTTCTACATGAAGAAATTGGCTGCTCCTCCAGCAGCTAAGGGCAAGGTTGACATTCGCAAATCTGCGACTGAAAACATCAAAATCCTGAGCGAGTGCTTGGGTCTTGCTCCTGACGAGCTCACCATCGTTGTGATGGATCGTGCCCGTCACAAAGATCTGATCACTGAAATCCGCGCCACCGGTGCTCGTATTCAACCCATTTCAGATGGTGATGTGCAGGCCGCTATCGCTTGTGGTTTTGCTGGAACCGGAACGCATTGCTTGATGGGCATTGGTGCTGCGCCTGAGGGTGTGATCTCAGCTGCCGCGATGCGCGCACTTGGCGGACACTTCCAAGGACAACTGGTGTATGACCCAGCCATTGCTCAGACATCTGAGTGGGCAGATATGACGAAGGAAGGCAATCTCGCCCGCCTCGCAGAAATGGGGATTACCGACCCCGATAAGGTGTACGAAGCCAGTGAGCTCGCCTGCGGAGAGCACGTTGTGTTCGCCGGCAGCGGCATCACAGATGGTCTTCTTTTCAACGGAGTGAAGTTCGAAACTGATTGCACCCGCACGAGCAGCTTGATCATCAGCAACCTGAACAACACCTGCAGTTTCACAAACACCATTCACATGAAGGATGGTGCTCAAAGCATCGCTTTGAACTGA
- a CDS encoding glutamyl-tRNA reductase — MHIAVVGLSHRTAPVEVREKLSIPEQTMEESLQNLRNHEQVLEASILSTCNRLEIYTLVRNPDLGIAAVRDFLSGHSGLESRDLSPHLFTYHHDEAIAHLMRVTAGLDSLVLGEGQILSQVKKMMRLGQEHKSIGPILNRLLTQAVSTGKRVRSETNLSTGAVSVSSAAVELAQLKLGQSRGQDALVTLETEQIAVVGAGRMSRLLLQHLQAKGASGVVLLNRTIERASALATDFPNLPIQCRGLDDLDQCLSTCSLVFTSTAADDPIIDANRLNALNRRSSLRLVDIGVPRNIASDVHAVSGVESHDVDDLQEVVERNQEARQQVAREAEGLLLEESRLFLEWWDSLEAVPTINRLRASLEEIRVEELTKALSRMGPDFSARERKVVEALTKGMINKILHTPVTQLRSAQQRSERQQALQVVERIFDLESGAPSQD; from the coding sequence ATGCATATCGCCGTAGTCGGCCTCAGTCATCGAACGGCTCCGGTCGAAGTGCGCGAAAAGCTCAGCATTCCTGAGCAAACCATGGAGGAATCCCTACAAAACCTGCGAAATCATGAGCAGGTGTTGGAGGCATCAATCCTCAGCACCTGCAACCGACTTGAGATTTACACCTTGGTGCGCAACCCCGATTTAGGGATTGCTGCTGTACGTGATTTTCTGAGTGGCCACTCCGGTTTGGAAAGCCGTGATCTATCTCCACACCTGTTCACCTATCACCACGATGAAGCCATCGCGCATTTGATGCGCGTGACGGCAGGACTCGACAGCCTTGTTCTTGGTGAGGGACAAATCTTGTCCCAGGTCAAGAAAATGATGCGCCTGGGGCAAGAGCACAAATCGATTGGGCCCATTCTCAATCGTCTGCTAACCCAAGCTGTCAGCACAGGAAAGCGAGTCCGTTCTGAAACCAATCTCAGCACCGGTGCTGTGTCTGTGAGCTCAGCAGCGGTTGAATTGGCTCAACTCAAACTTGGACAATCTCGCGGCCAGGATGCATTAGTAACGCTTGAAACGGAGCAGATCGCCGTTGTCGGCGCTGGACGCATGAGCCGGTTACTCCTCCAACACCTTCAAGCCAAGGGAGCCTCTGGAGTGGTGTTGCTGAATCGCACGATTGAGCGGGCCTCAGCGTTAGCAACAGACTTCCCAAATCTGCCCATTCAGTGCCGTGGGCTTGATGATCTTGATCAGTGCTTGAGCACCTGTTCGCTGGTCTTTACAAGCACAGCCGCTGATGATCCAATCATCGATGCCAACAGATTGAACGCTCTCAATCGCCGCAGCTCATTGCGACTGGTTGATATCGGCGTGCCTCGCAATATCGCCTCCGACGTGCATGCGGTATCTGGAGTGGAATCCCACGATGTGGATGATCTTCAAGAGGTTGTAGAGCGCAACCAAGAGGCCCGACAACAGGTTGCTCGAGAGGCTGAAGGGTTGCTTCTAGAAGAGAGCCGCCTTTTCCTCGAGTGGTGGGACAGCCTGGAGGCCGTTCCCACCATCAACCGTTTGAGGGCCTCGCTTGAGGAGATCCGAGTGGAGGAACTCACCAAAGCGCTGAGCCGCATGGGTCCTGATTTCTCAGCACGAGAACGCAAGGTTGTGGAGGCCTTAACCAAGGGAATGATCAACAAGATCCTTCACACCCCTGTGACTCAGCTCCGCAGTGCACAGCAACGCAGCGAGCGACAACAGGCTCTTCAGGTCGTTGAAAGAATTTTTGATTTGGAATCTGGAGCGCCCTCGCAAGATTAA